One genomic window of Aquisalimonas sp. 2447 includes the following:
- a CDS encoding DUF1631 domain-containing protein — protein sequence MSTENKIIHFGSSARGARTGLQERFRRLANERLMALLRHMLDQADDALFERAEKAGSNQEQQLFFEAMREVRRGRRAFEERFLERLEAAHLGEPVARQPGSAADQGDELSLVDDEHLEEELAIDGMVSKAQTRHSQALAHLCERLDADSDTAWATAETNPVDPRRIGAALEEGAAVLEMEIQPRLILYKLFDRYVVTQLGGFYQELNQLFIDAGVLPTIRPKARPSDGGTAVPRRPTQPRRPGSSPGDVSASGSGELSGREAEEAFAVLQNLLAARRPETEWSGTGYTSGGQAAPVGEVLEALSGLQFQAAPETDPDAGNVVPLSPDVLKQRVRQQMGRGDAAALGQAEDDTIDIVSMLFDAVLEDPNLPDSIKAVLARLQIPVLKVALLDRAFFSQRNHPARRLINDIARAGVGWTESDTPAKDPLYQAIERIVTRVLDEFSDDVTVFENAREEFRQFLEDDRARAHQIEERTRQAAEGKAKVDSAREKVDAAMRERIGGRQLPDCAERLLHEGWSQVLFIALLREGEDSEAWRKKLDVVERLVWSLDPKPDHASRKQLVSEIPPLLHDLRTDLNAVMFNPIEMTKLFKALEEEHIKTLSRRPDAAPPVADTTGSQQPEVAGVTGEAEPEETVFSGEALESAGDDLDAYRERLDQVAIGTWFEFRQDSGKHLRAKLSARLSGGDRLIFVNRAGFKLADRRRDELAEALRKESVLLLDDNMLFDKALENVVANLRSMRDAR from the coding sequence GCAGTGCGCGCGGCGCGCGGACGGGCCTGCAGGAGCGTTTCCGGCGGCTGGCCAACGAGCGGCTCATGGCGCTGCTGCGCCACATGCTTGATCAGGCTGATGATGCCTTGTTCGAGCGCGCCGAGAAGGCGGGCAGCAATCAGGAACAGCAGCTGTTCTTCGAGGCCATGCGTGAGGTTCGCCGCGGTCGCAGGGCGTTTGAGGAGCGTTTCCTGGAGCGTCTGGAGGCGGCCCACCTGGGAGAGCCTGTCGCCCGGCAACCGGGTTCGGCGGCAGATCAGGGCGACGAGTTGAGCCTGGTGGATGATGAGCACCTGGAAGAAGAACTCGCCATCGACGGCATGGTCTCCAAGGCCCAGACCCGGCACAGCCAGGCGCTGGCGCATTTGTGTGAGCGTCTGGATGCCGACAGCGACACCGCCTGGGCGACCGCCGAGACGAATCCTGTTGACCCGCGCCGGATCGGTGCCGCCCTGGAAGAGGGTGCTGCGGTGCTGGAGATGGAGATCCAGCCGCGGCTCATTCTCTACAAGTTGTTCGATCGCTATGTTGTAACGCAACTGGGCGGTTTTTACCAGGAACTCAACCAGCTGTTCATCGATGCCGGAGTGCTGCCCACCATACGGCCGAAGGCGCGACCGTCCGATGGTGGTACCGCGGTGCCGCGGCGGCCCACGCAGCCACGGCGCCCTGGGTCCAGCCCTGGCGACGTGTCCGCCAGCGGCTCCGGGGAGCTTTCCGGTCGTGAGGCGGAAGAGGCCTTTGCCGTCCTTCAGAATCTCCTGGCGGCGCGTCGCCCGGAAACCGAATGGTCCGGTACCGGTTACACAAGCGGCGGCCAGGCAGCGCCGGTTGGTGAGGTGCTGGAGGCCCTGTCCGGGCTGCAGTTCCAGGCCGCGCCGGAGACGGATCCGGATGCCGGCAACGTCGTGCCACTGAGCCCCGATGTGCTGAAACAGCGCGTGCGGCAGCAGATGGGGCGGGGTGACGCCGCGGCCCTCGGGCAGGCCGAGGACGACACCATTGATATCGTCAGTATGCTGTTTGACGCGGTACTGGAGGATCCCAACCTCCCGGACAGCATCAAAGCGGTGTTGGCCCGTCTGCAGATTCCGGTGCTCAAGGTGGCATTGCTGGATCGTGCCTTTTTCAGCCAGCGCAACCATCCGGCCCGTCGTCTGATCAACGATATCGCACGGGCAGGAGTGGGCTGGACTGAGAGTGACACCCCCGCGAAGGATCCGCTCTACCAGGCCATCGAGCGTATTGTCACCCGGGTTCTGGACGAGTTCAGCGACGATGTGACGGTGTTCGAGAACGCCCGGGAGGAGTTCCGGCAGTTTCTCGAGGATGATCGTGCCCGGGCGCATCAGATCGAGGAGCGCACCCGCCAGGCCGCCGAAGGCAAGGCCAAGGTGGACTCCGCCCGGGAAAAGGTCGACGCGGCCATGCGTGAGCGGATCGGTGGGCGACAGTTGCCGGACTGCGCGGAGCGGCTGTTGCACGAGGGGTGGTCCCAGGTGCTGTTCATCGCCCTGCTGCGGGAGGGCGAGGACAGCGAAGCCTGGAGAAAGAAGCTGGACGTGGTGGAGCGACTGGTCTGGAGTCTGGACCCGAAGCCCGACCATGCGTCGCGCAAGCAACTGGTCAGCGAAATACCGCCGCTGCTGCACGATCTCCGCACCGATCTCAATGCCGTGATGTTCAACCCCATCGAGATGACCAAGCTGTTCAAGGCGCTGGAGGAGGAGCACATCAAGACGCTCTCCCGTCGGCCCGACGCCGCGCCGCCGGTGGCTGACACCACTGGGTCACAGCAGCCGGAAGTTGCCGGGGTGACGGGTGAAGCCGAGCCAGAGGAGACCGTCTTTTCCGGCGAAGCGCTGGAAAGCGCCGGTGATGACCTCGATGCCTACCGCGAGCGGCTTGACCAGGTAGCAATTGGCACCTGGTTCGAATTCCGTCAGGACAGCGGCAAACATCTGCGCGCCAAGCTCTCGGCGCGCCTCAGTGGCGGAGATCGGCTCATCTTCGTCAACCGTGCCGGTTTCAAGCTGGCCGATCGACGGCGTGATGAACTGGCCGAAGCACTGCGGAAGGAAAGTGTGCTTTTGCTTGATGACAACATGCTCTTCGACAAGGCCCTGGAGAACGTGGTTGCGAACCTGCGCTCCATGCGTGACGCCCGCTGA
- a CDS encoding 1-acyl-sn-glycerol-3-phosphate acyltransferase, translating to MRTLRRIIRIPLLLIHVIVGIVAILLGTAWDRLRGHRLHGGVARSMQKFWSWSICRLLGVRLAVEGQPMTPPPALLVSNHLSWLDILVITAYWPVSFLSKSEVRSWPGIGAAATALGTLYIERGARNASGQATQVMAERLQEGHRVVFFPEGTTSAGREMLPFRPRLYQAALDAQAPVQPIVLLYLDDSGDVSANAPFVDDEGLLSHVVRLAGERFTDCRIRVCDPVPVEDMRRSDLARHSRARMLEALGLDPEPPRRGQRNGEAATAERASA from the coding sequence ATGCGCACGCTACGACGCATCATTCGCATTCCACTGTTACTGATCCATGTGATTGTCGGTATTGTCGCCATCCTCCTGGGCACCGCCTGGGACCGGTTGCGTGGCCATCGACTGCACGGTGGCGTGGCGCGTTCCATGCAGAAGTTCTGGTCCTGGAGCATCTGCCGGCTCCTCGGTGTGCGGCTGGCGGTGGAAGGCCAGCCCATGACGCCGCCGCCGGCGCTGCTGGTGAGCAATCATCTCTCCTGGCTGGATATCCTGGTCATCACCGCCTACTGGCCAGTCTCCTTCCTGAGCAAGTCCGAGGTCCGGTCGTGGCCGGGTATCGGTGCAGCGGCCACCGCGCTGGGCACTCTCTACATCGAGCGCGGTGCCCGCAACGCCTCGGGCCAGGCAACTCAGGTGATGGCGGAGCGGCTACAGGAAGGGCATCGGGTGGTGTTCTTCCCGGAGGGCACGACCAGTGCCGGCCGCGAAATGCTGCCGTTCAGGCCACGCCTGTACCAGGCCGCGCTGGACGCACAGGCGCCGGTGCAGCCAATAGTGTTGCTGTATCTCGATGATTCCGGCGACGTCAGTGCCAATGCGCCGTTCGTTGACGACGAGGGTCTGCTGTCCCACGTGGTGCGTCTCGCCGGCGAGCGCTTTACGGACTGCCGCATTCGTGTCTGCGACCCCGTTCCCGTCGAGGATATGCGTCGCAGTGACCTTGCGCGGCATAGCCGGGCACGGATGCTGGAGGCCCTGGGCCTTGACCCGGAGCCGCCTCGCCGTGGACAGCGCAACGGCGAGGCGGCGACGGCGGAGCGGGCCAGCGCCTGA
- a CDS encoding DMT family transporter codes for MINHTALTGILAGVFTVSLWGGLPVLRSLAELPPMLVAAVAMASAAGLAGVMARFQTPATVASRSRTWGYWIGGVGGLVGALYFYFLALQEGDPARVTLVTYTWPLGFVLVVDRLAGQGLRRRTLLGSAVAFIGLVPLILADAEGIPTGFGAYAAALASGASWVAFSVFLRQHGALSARGYHSLFLHASLVVLALHLVFEATPVATTATDWLAAGLIGVGPYGLAFMAWGYALRRGPASLMGVLAYLVPVIAATLLVGLGWSAPSLELAIAAMAVVAGALVTQGPWLRQRRPTT; via the coding sequence TTGATTAATCACACGGCATTGACGGGCATTCTGGCTGGCGTGTTCACGGTCAGCCTCTGGGGCGGCCTGCCGGTGCTTCGCAGCCTGGCAGAGCTGCCGCCGATGCTGGTCGCCGCCGTTGCCATGGCGTCTGCGGCTGGCCTCGCTGGTGTCATGGCGCGGTTCCAGACACCCGCCACCGTGGCCTCGAGATCGCGGACATGGGGTTACTGGATCGGGGGCGTAGGCGGCCTGGTCGGCGCCCTTTATTTCTACTTCCTTGCTCTTCAGGAAGGCGACCCGGCGCGGGTTACGCTGGTCACCTACACCTGGCCGCTGGGATTCGTGCTGGTCGTTGATCGTCTGGCCGGGCAGGGCCTGCGGCGACGCACGCTGCTCGGCTCCGCTGTCGCCTTCATCGGGCTGGTACCGCTGATCCTTGCCGATGCCGAGGGGATACCTACCGGATTCGGCGCTTACGCTGCCGCCCTTGCCAGCGGTGCATCCTGGGTGGCCTTTTCCGTGTTTCTGCGTCAGCACGGCGCGCTCTCCGCACGGGGCTACCACTCACTGTTTCTTCACGCCAGCCTCGTGGTGCTGGCACTGCACCTGGTATTCGAGGCGACCCCGGTGGCGACAACAGCCACCGACTGGCTGGCCGCCGGACTGATCGGCGTAGGGCCGTACGGCCTGGCATTCATGGCCTGGGGCTATGCACTGCGCCGGGGACCGGCATCGCTGATGGGCGTACTGGCCTACCTGGTGCCGGTGATCGCGGCGACGCTGTTGGTGGGTCTCGGCTGGAGTGCACCCAGCCTGGAGCTGGCCATCGCGGCCATGGCCGTCGTTGCCGGAGCACTGGTCACCCAGGGTCCGTGGCTGCGCCAGCGTCGCCCGACAACATGA